Within Drosophila biarmipes strain raj3 chromosome 4, RU_DBia_V1.1, whole genome shotgun sequence, the genomic segment agaaagaagacttttgggaaagtttcagcccgatagctttaaaactgagagaaaCGGTCAGacagatggacggacagacggacatggctagatcaaatGGTCTAATgactctgatcaagaatatatatactttatgggatcggaaacgtctccttcactgtgttacaaacttctgactgaaattattataccctctgcaaggatataaaaagGGGGGCCCAAGGTGCTTACAGCGGTTTTCCATATACAAACTGTAAATGCCGCGATTAGCTAGATGGCGCGCGTTCCAATCGTTTTGTCTAAAGAACGTTGGTTTAGTTTAAATGTTcatgtatttacattttaatctattaaattaaacaaacggCAAATACAGCTTACATTTTCCGGggaaaaaaagtttaaaactaaattttataaaagatttatgcaatgaataaaaacaaatatatttaacaatgACAGTATACGagcacatttttaaaatttattgccTTGAAGTATTGCATCAGATTTCGCTAAAAACAAGGGTTATATGGCTGggctaaaaaaattttgatagctctttaaatcgaaaaaatgaaacaaaaacatgATTAATACACAATATAGAATGCCAGATGTACGAATTTTTGTACTTTGTTCAGAGGgtgttttcaaaaataagGTAGATTATgacaaaattgttattttaactTACATCCACATCGTTGCTTAGGGTGTTCATCAGCTTTTCTTTAGCTTCCTTTCCAATGTCCAAtttcactttttgttttataaaatcattGTCCTTGAAAGTCGGCAAATGTTTTTCAAGTTCTTTATCCGATGCTTCCCGATCCACGGTACTACCTTTCAAATCgaattttctataaaaaatttttttactatACATATAAGATATAACTTTCAACATATTCCATACTTGTGAATTGTTAAGTGTGAGCTGAAAACATTCCTCATTACTACGAAGTAATACTGCACGCTTTCTACAGTGATTCGGTACATTCCCAAGTATTGCGGTAACAGTGTTTTTCCGTGTCTTTCAACAACGTACTACAAATGGTGATAGTGGATATTTTTATCATGGAGTTAAACTTTACTCACCGGGTGATATTGCTTCAAAAAAGCGTGCATACGCTCGATTTCTTCCGATGTTAAACTTTTCATTATAAAAAACCTATCATAACTCTGGTAAAATTGTGCCCCGGACTTTCCAGATGAGTCTATTTGTATAGGTTGGGATCGAGTTAACGACTCGCGGTAGTCCACATCATCAACTCCAAATCTTTCACGTAGATTCCGAAACACAAGGGGGCAATATTCTTTTACTTTGAAATGCGATGGCATGTTTTCTCTTAAATGTTGTATACACCAGAATAAAgttatatctttaaaatttggtttcatatttaattaacttaCTTGTTGAATAGGTGATTATCTAccttaatttttgaatatgcGCGGAAGTCATCTGGGAGAAGCATTACAGGTATGTTTACATGACTTAGCTCATTAAtctataaatattcaaaattagtttttatgttttgatAGTTGAAAATAATTAACGTACAGTGTGATTTATTCCCCACATGAACACACTTAGAATCGGTTCATTGGCTCTAAATAGTTTAACTTTTTGATGCTTTACcctgaaatgtttttttttcaatatgcGGGGTTGCGATGTCGACGAGATCTTTTTATCCATATTTTGGCTGGCTAATGCGGCTTCAAAAATACAATAAGATTATAATGGGTGACACAGAAATCGTAGAGCTCCCATTCATTGTAGTTTTTTATCAATACACATTTTACACAGTTTAGCGCTGAGTGATTTCTGTGCCCGTATTTACATTagaatgaaaacaaaatatataatatgtagtcatgtacatatgtattttcaaaatgaaatagaatttatgtattttcataaataaaaagtagtAAAAGCATTTATGTGTACATTACACATAAATATACGTAATTGATTGCAATTTGTTTACTAGAGTCTACACATATGAACAGAACAGTACTGCTGAATATCgaataatgaatataaattacATTTCCTTAAAACTCAATTCACACAgatttcataataaaaaatgaataattacGACAATGTAAAGTAATGTGCTTTATTtttcatcgattttattatttgaaacTTGCTTGCTATAggagaaaaaatgttatagtttacataaatttataaaaagaaaatgtgtaTCGATTATTTCAGATATGTATTTGGTGTTTAACATATGGGGTTGAATTCACTAATACCCGCGTCACACAGCAAATAAGCTGTTACACCCCTTTCACGCTGGCTAAAGATTTGTAATTTCTTGACAATCACTTTATTAACAACTTTTTTGGTTCAAATTGCACACAGCAtgtaattacaataaatactAAACAGTTGTaagaaaatgaatttaatttatcgaCATTTTACTTATTGATACACGCCAGGAGCAACACATCAGCATTGGCTGATTGATGGATCAGTCATTAGGTATCATAGTCGtatcattaaaaatcaaaaattaaactttttaccTGGAAAACTACAcaatgcatatatatatattttttaaattgttccaagcatattttttttacaattacgTTATAAAGAAATGTGTACCGTGTGTCACCGCAACTGCAGTAAACATATGAATAGCGCACTTTTGACCTAAAAGCCTGTTGAGGAACGGAGATAGCACGCACGCAGAAGGGGCCTCATTTGAAATATTGGATTATTTTTTGGTCACTCGATAGTGGGAAAAGGGGTTAATGTCGAAATAGCGTGTGTAATGTTTTTATAGACAAATGCTTTCTTTATTGCCCTTAGCCAGTTGATCAAAATTGATTTATCCCTTAAGGTGAGCGCAGTAAAAATGTAATAGGGACCCTATAGAGTATTTTAGACACCTTCCGGTTCTTTGactatatacatttttaagcaaCTTAGTTGTTCAATGTGGGACATGGATTTcgttttaaatagttttttctttAGATAAATATTGTGTGTT encodes:
- the LOC108032995 gene encoding phosphatidylinositol 5-phosphate 4-kinase type-2 beta; amino-acid sequence: MDKKISSTSQPRILKKKHFRVKHQKVKLFRANEPILSVFMWGINHTINELSHVNIPVMLLPDDFRAYSKIKVDNHLFNKENMPSHFKVKEYCPLVFRNLRERFGVDDVDYRESLTRSQPIQIDSSGKSGAQFYQSYDRFFIMKSLTSEEIERMHAFLKQYHPYVVERHGKTLLPQYLGMYRITVESVQYYFVVMRNVFSSHLTIHKKFDLKGSTVDREASDKELEKHLPTFKDNDFIKQKVKLDIGKEAKEKLMNTLSNDVDLLTKLHIMDYSLLVGVHDCVRAEEEALQGDNVTAAGRSENSESEECDSGERWTYNTPPDSPRGAQYKEVVYEVDIYDIPSIEEKREIYFIAIIDVLTQYGVKKQAAKAAKTVKYGSNVDGISTCDPEQYAKRFLEFMDKAIE